From Canis lupus baileyi chromosome 16, mCanLup2.hap1, whole genome shotgun sequence, a single genomic window includes:
- the DNAI2 gene encoding dynein axonemal intermediate chain 2, with protein sequence MEIVYVYVKKRSEFGKQCNFSDRQAELNIDIPPNPELAEQFVERNPVDKGIQCSTSMSEHEANTERFEMETRGINHVEGGWPKDVNPLELEQTIRFRKKVEKDENYINTIMQLGSIMEHCIKQNNAIDIYQEYFDDEDAVEVTEEAPSAKTINVFRDPQEIKRSATHLSWHPDGNRKLAVAYSCLNFQRAPEGMSHESYIWDLENPNKPEIVLKPSSPLVTLEYNPKDSHVLLGGCYNGQLACWDTRKGSLVAELSTIEFSHRDPVYGSIWLQSKTGTECFSASTDGQVMWWDIRKMSEPTEVVILDITRKEQLESALGAISLEFESTLPTKFMVGTEQGIVISCNRKAKTSAEKIVCTFSGHHGPIYALQRNPFYPKNFLTVGDWTARIWSEDSRESSIMWTKYHMAYLTDGAWSPVRPAVFFTTKMDGTLDIWDFVFKQCEPALSLKVCDEALFCLRVQDNGCFIACGSQLGTTTLLEVSNGLCTLQRNEKNTASSIFERETRREKILEARHREMRLKEKGKVEGKEDDQREEEPILTLEELVTKAEEEFFDIIFTELKKKEVEAMKKSKPDLKADEEVEGEDQGEEEAAHVETPT encoded by the exons ATGGAGATCGTGTATGTGTACGTCAAGAAGCGAAGCGAGTTTGGGAAGCAATGCAACTTCTCAGACCGCCAGGCCGAGCTGAACATCGACATCCCGCCCAACCCCGAGCTGGCCGAGCAGTTTGTGGAAAGGAACCCCGTGGACAAGGGCATCCAGTGCTCCACTAGCATGTCAGAGCATGAG GCCAACACAGAGCGGTTTGAGATGGAGACCCGGGGGATTAACCACGTCGAGGGGGGCTGGCCCAAGGATGTGAACCCCCTAGAGCTGGAGCAGACCATCCGGTTCCGGAAGAAGGTGGAGAAGGACGAGAACTACATCAACACCATCATGCAGCTCGGCTCG ATCATGGAGCACTGCATCAAGCAGAATAATGCCATCGACATCTACCAGGAGTATTTTGACGACGAGGATGCAGTAGAAGTGACAGAGGAGGCCCCTTCAGCTAAAACCATCAATGTTTTCAG GGATCCCCAGGAGATCAAGCGGTCAGCCACGCATCTCTCCTGGCACCCGGATGGCAACAGGAAGTTGGCAGTGGCATATTCTTGCTTGAATTTTCAACGGGCACCTGAAGGCATGAGCCACGAATCGTACATCTGGGACCTAG AAAATCCCAATAAGCCTGAAATTGTCCTGAAGCCGTCTTCTCCTCTTGTCACCTTGGAGTACAACCCCAAAGATTCTCACGTGCTTTTGGGAGGCTGCTACAACGGGCAGCTCG CCTGTTGGGACACCCggaagggcagcctggtggcGGAGCTGTCCACCATTGAGTTCAGCCATCGAGACCCTGTGTATGGCAGCATCTGGCTGCAGTCGAAGACCGGCACTGAATGCTTCTCAGCATCCACAGATGGGCAG GTCATGTGGTGGGATATCCGAAAGATGAGCGAACCCACCGAGGTGGTGATCCTGGACATTACCAGGAAGGAGCAGTTGGAGAGCGCCTTGGGAGCCATCTCCCTGGAGTTTGAGTCTACCTTG CCAACCAAGTTCATGGTGGGCACCGAGCAAGGCATTGTCATCTCCTGCAACCGCAAGGCCAAGACGTCAGCCGAGAAGATTGTGTGCACCTTCTCAGGCCACCATGGCCCCATTTATGCCCTCCAGAGAAATCCATTCTACCCAAAGAACTTCCTGACAGTCGGTGACTGGACCGCCCGCATCTGGTCAGAGGACAGCCGGGAGTCATCCATCATGTGGACCAA GTACCACATGGCTTACCTCACCGATGGTGCCTGGAGCCCAGTGAGGCCGGCAGTTTTCTTCACCACCAAGATGGATGGGACCCTGGACATCTGGGACTTTGTGTTCAAGCAATGTGAACCTGCCCTCAGTCTGAAG GTGTGTGACGAGGCCCTCTTCTGCCTCCGGGTGCAGGACAACGGGTGTTTCATCGCCTGTGGTTCCCAGCTGGGCACCACCACGCTGCTGGAAGTCTCCAATGGGCTGTGCACACTCCAGAGGAACGAGAAGAACACAGCTTCCTCT ATATTTGAGCGGGAGACACGGCGGGAGAAGATTCTGGAGGCCAGGCACCGGGAGATGCGGCTGAAGGAGAAAGGCAAGGTGGAGGGCAAGGAGGACgaccagagggaggaggagcccaTCCTCACCCTGGAGGAGCTGGTCACCAAGGCCGAGGAGGAGTTCTTCGACATCATCTTCACGGAGCTGAAGAAGAAGGAGGTGGAAGCCATGAAGAAGTCAAAGCCT GATCTGAAGGCAGACGaagaggtggaaggagaggacCAAGGGGAGGAAGAAGCTGCCCATGTCGAGACTCCGACCTAG